DNA from Bordetella genomosp. 13:
GGCCGCATGAAGGACGAGGGCACCGCCGCCGTCGAGATCACCTCGATCATGAAGCGCAATTCGTGCGGCAAGGCGCTGGACATCGCGCGCCTGGCGCGCGACATGCTGGGCGGCAACGGCATCTCCGACGAGTTCGGCGTGGCCCGCCACCTGGTGAACCTGGAAGTCGTGAACACCTACGAAGGCACGCATGACGTGCATGCGCTGATCCTGGGCCGCGCCCAGACCGGCATCCAGGCGTTCAGTTGATCATCGCCTGACGCGGCGCCGGGCATCGCGCCCGGCGCTTGGCCAGCCGCACGCGCCGCCGGCAGCATGCCCGCGGCGCGTTTTCATTGGGGTTTTGGACGACGCACGGGGCCGCGCGCCCGTGCCCGGCTATGCAGCTTGCAGGAAGCCGGCGCGCCGCGTCAGTTGTCGGCCAGGTCGAACAGGCTGGTGGCGTCCAGCTCGAGCACGGCTTCATTGTGCTGGTTGTAGATGATCCATGCCCAGGTGATGATGCCCAGGCCTTCGCGCGAGGACGAGATGCGCGCGGCATGCACGCGGGCCTCGAGGCGCAGTTCGTCGCCGGGCCGCACGGGCACGCGCCAGCGCACTTCGCCCAGGCCGGGCGAGCCGAACGACTCGGAATCGTGCAGGATGCTGTCCACCGCCATCCGCATGGCCAGCGCACAGGTGTGCCAGCCGCTGGCGATCAGGCCGCCCCAGCGGCCCTCGGCGGCCCGCTGCACGTCGGTATGGAACCACTGCGGATCGTACTTGCGGGCGAATTCGAGGATATCTTCCTGGGTGACCTTGAGCGGGCCGCCCTTGATGACCATGCCCTCGCGCAACTCGGCGAATTTCATCGCTGTCTTCCTTCCTATGGCGGCGCTCGCCTGCGCCGGGTGGGACGCCAGCGCGCGGCACCTGTCTACATTGCAGTGCAGCATTCAGCATAGACCAAACGGCGCCGTCCTGCCTGCGCCGCGTCGCGGCAGGTGGACGCGGCGCCGTCCGTCATGCCTGGCGGGCGCTCAGATCAGGGCTTCGATCAGGTAAGGCCCCTTGCGCGAGAACGCATCCTGCAAGGCCTTGGTGAAGGCTTCGACGGTGTCGACGCGTACCGCCTCCACGCCCATGCCGCGAGCCAGATGCACCCAGTCGAGGCTGGGATCGTCCAGGTCGAGCATGCGGCGGGCGTTTTCGCCCATCTGCTGCACGCCCACGTTCTTCATTTCGCCGTGCAGCGTCGCGTAGGTGCGGTTGGCGTAGACGATGGTCAGGCAGTCCAGGCGCTCGCGAGCCTGTGTCCAGAGCGCCTGCACCGTGTACATGCCGCTGCCGTCGGCCTGCATGGTGACGACCTTGCGGTCGGGGCATGCGACCGAGGCGCCGACGGCCAGCGGCAGGCCGATGCCGATGGCGCCGCCGGTCAGCTGCAGCCAGTCGTGCGGACGGGCCGAGATGTTGTACATCGCCAATTCTCGGCCCTGCGTGATCGACTCGTCGCACACGATGGCGTGCTCAGGCAGCAGGTGCGCGGTGATGCGGTTGATGGCGCTGCTGGTCAGCTTGCCGCTGACGGGAATCTCGGCCACGTTGGTGTCGGGCGCGCGCAGCTGCGGCGCATCGGCCGCGATGCCCAGTTCTTCGGCCAGCCATTCCAGCGCATGCGCCAGGTCCTGCTCGGGAGTGGCCATCTGGATGGCATTGCAATCCTTGGGCGCGAGCTTGCTGACCTTGCCGGGGTAGGCGAAGAACGCCACCGGATCGCGGGAGCCGATCAGGATCAGCTGACGCACCTCGGCCAGGAACTGCACGGCCTGGTCGACCGGATACGGCAGGCGGGGCACCGGCGTGCGCGTGATGCCGCGTTCGATGCGGCGATTCGAGGTTTCGCAGGCCAGGCGCGCGCCGGTGGCCTGCGCGATGCGGCCGGCCGCGGCCAGCGCGCGCCCCTGGAGCGCGGCGCCGCCCAGCAGCAGCATGGCGGGCTGGCCGCTGCGGATGGCCTGCGCGGCGGCTCGGATGGCCTGCGCGTCGGGCGCCTTCGGCGCTTCTTGCGGCACCACGACCGGCGCCGGCGCATCCGCGGGCAGGTCGGTCCAGGCGGCGTCCGCCGGCAGGATCAGGGTGGTGACGTTGCCCGGCGCCTGGCGCGCCACGCGGATGGCCTCGGCGGCCTGGCCCGACAGCGACGCGGCGTCGCTGATGCGGCCCACCCAATGCGACATGGGGCGCGCCACGGCGTCGACGTCGCTGGTGAGCGGCGCGTCGTACTGGACATGATAGGTGGCGTGATCGCCCACCACGTTGACCATGGGCGTGCGGGCGCGCTTGGCGTTGTGCAGGTTGGCCAGGCCGTTGCCCAGGCCGGGGCCCAGGTGCAGCAGCGTGGCGGCGGGCTTGCCCGCCATGCGCGCGTAGCCGTCGGCCGCACCGGTGACCACGCCTTCGAACAGGCCCAGCACGCAGCGCATGCGCGGCTTGCGGTCGAGCGCCGCGACGAAGTGCATTTCCGAGGTGCCGGGATTGGCGAAGCAGACGTCGATGTCGTTGGCTAGCAGGGTGTCGCAGAGGCTGTCGGCGCCGTTCATGGAAGATCGCGATGTCCGGAAGATAAAAGAAAAAGGCGGCCGTGCGGCCGCCCGTGCCTGTGGGCATGATAGGGATAGAAGGCGACCCGCGCTAGAACCATTGGCAGGCCGGCGCATGGAACCATTCCCGGGCCTGCGTGGCGCGGGTGGGCCGGGCACCTGCGTGGTGCACGGCCCGCCTGCACGTGCGCGGCTTCAGTGCGTCAACGCACCGGCCAGGGATACATCACGCCGCCCTGGTTCCACAGCGCATTGATGCCGCGCGCCAGGCCCAGCTTGCTCTGCTTGCCGACGTTGCGTTCGAAGATCTCGCCGTAGTTGCCCACCGCCTTGATGGCGTTGTAGGCCCACTTCTCGTCCAGCCCCATGTTCTTGCCGGCGCCGGGCGTCACGCCCAGGATGCGCAGCACGTTGGGGTTGCTGCTCTTCAACATCTCGTCGACGTTCTTCTGGTTGATGCCGTACTCCTCGGCTTCCATCAGCGCGAACAGGGTCCAGCGCACGATGCCCAGCCAGTTCTCGTCGCCCTGGCGCACCATGGGCCCCAGCGGCTCTTTCGAGAAGCGCTCGGGCAGGATCTCGAAGTCGTCGGGCTTGGACACCTGCGTGGCGCGCACCGCGGCCAGCTGCGAGGCATCGTCGGTGAAGGCATCGCAGCGGCCGGATTCGAAGGCACGCACAACTTCGGAAACCTTGTCGATGACCACGGGCGTGAACTTGATGCCATTGGCGCGGAACCAGTCGGACAGGTTCAGTTCGGTGGTGGTGCCCGGCTGCACGCACACGGTGGCGCCGTTCAGTTCCTTGGCGCTCTTCACGCCCAATGCCTTGCGCACCAGCACGCCCTGGCCGTCATAGAAGCTGGGGGCCACGGCGGCCAGGCCCAGCGAGGTGTCGCGCGTCTGCGTCAGCGTGACGGTGCGCAGCAGCACGTCGACTTCTCCGGACTGCAGTGCGGTGAAGCGCTGCTGCGTGGACAGGGCCAGGCCTTTGAACTTCTCGGAATCCCCGAACACGGCCGCGGCCACGGCACGGCAGATGTCCACGTCCATGCCCGACCAGACGCCCTTGCTGTCGACCGCGCTGAAGCCGGAAACGCCGTCGGTCAGGCCGCACTGCACGAATCCCTTTTTCTTCACCGCATCCAGCGTCGGGCCCGCGTGCGCCGCCTGCATGCCGCACGCCAGCGCGAGCGCCCCCACCACCATGGCAAATTGCCGCTTCATAGCACTGATCTCCTGAATATGGATAGGCCGCGCGCGTCCGGATAGGACGGTTGCGACATGACGTCCGATGTTTACGGACGGGGGCAATTTACGCCTGCCGGACCGCCCACGCAATGCGGGGCTCCGCACGTGGCACTACTGGCGTACGTCGAGGCAAGCTCGATGGCGATGCGCAGAGCGCGGCGTCGCCGTTCTCTGTTGCGTTCCGGGATCAAAAAAATGGCGCGTCACGCGCCGCCAGGGGCAGCGCCCTGCATGCGCCGCGGCGGCAGGAAGAACGCGCCGATCCGGCGATGCCTCGCCGGCGCCGGCGTCAGGCCAGGATCTGGCCCAGGAAGGCGCGCGCCCGTTCGGTGGAGGGGGACTGGAAGAACCGTTCGGGCGAGTCGGCCTCGACCACCCTGCCCTGGTCCATGAACACGATGCGGTCGCCGACTTCGCGCGCGAAGCCCATTTCGTGCGTCACGCAGATCATGGTCATGCCGTCGCGCGCCAGCTCGACCATGGTCTCCAGCACTTCCTTCACCATCTCGGGATCGAGTGCCGAAGTGGGTTCGTCGAACAGCATCACCTTGGGCTGCATGCACAGCGCGCGCGCGATGGCCACGCGCTGCTTCTGCCCGCCGGAGATCTGCCCGGGGTACTTGTCCGCCAACTGCGGAATGCGCACGCGTTCGAGGTACTGCATCGCGCGTTCGCGCGCCTGTTCGGCCGGCAGCCGCTTGACCAGCAGCGGCGCCAATGTGCAGTTCTCCAGCACGGTCAGGTGCGGAAACAGGTTGAAGTGCTGGAAGACCATGCCCACCTCCGCGCGGATGCGCTCGACGCTGGAGGTGTCCTCGCCCAGCTCGATGCCGTCGACCACGATGCGCCCGCGCTGGTGCTCTTCCAGGCGATTGATGAGACGGATGGTGGTGGACTTGCCCGACCCCGACGGGCCGCACAGGATCAGGCGTTCGCCGGCATGCACGTCCAGCGTCACGTCATGCAGCACCTGGTGCTGGCCATACCATTTGCAGACGCCGGACAGCGAGATCATCGGCTTGCCGGCCATGTTGCGAGTACCGTCCATGTTCATGCCTTGCTGACGTCGTGGTTGTCGCCGGCGCCGCTCCAGTAGCCCGGCACCGTCAGCCGCTTCTCGGAGCGGCGGAACAGCCAGGACAGCACGCTGCACATGGCGAAGTAGATCAGGCCCACCATCGTGTACACCGGCAGCGCCTGGAACGTCGCGCCGGCCAGCATCTCGCCCGCGCGCATCAGTTCGTAGACGCTGATCACGGCCACCAGCGAGGTTTCCTTGATGAGCACCAGCGTGTAGTTGCCCAGGGCCGGGAATATCGTGCGCAGCGCCTGGGGCAGCACGATGCGGTGCAGGCGCTGGCGCCGGTTCAGGCCGAGCGCGCGCGCCGCCTCGTACTGGCCGCCGTCCACCGACTGGATGCCGCTGCGGAACAGCTCTGCCAGGTAGGCGCCGAAGTTCAGCGACAGGCCCAGCACGCCGGCCGCGAAGCCATCGATGACGATGCCCAGCTCGGGCAGGCCGTAATAGATGTAGAACAGCTGCAGCAGCAGCGGCGTGCCGCGGATGATCTCGATGTAGCCGCGCGCCGCGCGGCTGAGCACCGGCGAACGCGACATGCGGCACAGGCAGACCAGCAGGCCCAGCGCCACGGCGAGGAAAGCGGAGCAGAAGAACAGCGCCAGCGTCCACGTGGCGCCTTCGGCTAGCGGCGTGAGATACATGCGCAAGGTGTCGAGGGTCATTGAGGGCTCCCGCGTGCTGCCGTGGCCTTACTTGCTCATCAGCTCGGGCACGCCCCACTTGCGCCCGATCTCGACCAGCTCTCCGTTGCTCTTCATCGTGGCCAGCGCCTGGTTCACGGCCTGCAGCAGCGCGGCGTTGCCCTTCTCGACGGCCATGCCGACCTGCCACTTCTTCTGCGGCTGATAGGCGGCGTCGAGCTTCACGCCGGGGATGCCCTTGCTCTTGATCTGGTAGACGATGCTGGGAGGATCGACCACGCCCAGGTCGATGCGGCCGGCCCGCACGTCCGCCAGCAGCGTGACATAGTCGGGATAGGTCGAGACCCGGGTCTTGGGCATGTCCTTGATCATGTTGAACTGCACCGAGTCGACCAGCACGCCGACGCGCTTGCCCTGCATGTCCTCGATGCGGGTGTACGGCTGGGCCGACTTCTCGGACACCACCACGCCCTCGCCCCACTCGTACACGGGCGCCGTGAAGTCGACGGCCTTGGCGCGCTCTTCGGTGATGAACAGAGGACCGGACATCAGGTCGGCGCGGCCCGAGGTGAGCGTGGGAATGAGGCCCGCGAACGGCACTTCCGTGAACGCCACCTTGGTCCCCACGTGCTTGGCCACAGCGGCTGCCACGTCGACCATGATGCCCTCCAGCTGGTTGGAGGCCGGATTCTTGAAACCATGCGGCGGCGCCGAGGCGGTGGTGACCACCTTCAGCGTGCCGTCGGCGCGCACCTCGTCGAGCGAGCGCGCGGCGGCGGGCTGCAGCAGCAGGCCGGCGACCAGCAGGCCGGCGGCGATCGTCTTGAACGTCATGTGTATTCCCCTTGTGAGTATGGCGGCCAGCGGTTCAGGCGGGCCGGTCTTGCGGATAGGCCTGGACCGCTGCGGCGGCCAGGGTGCAGCATTCCTGAAGCACGGTGGCGGCCAGGAAGGCAGTGGCGCCCTGCACGTCCTGCGGCGGCGAGACCGTGTTGACGTCGAACGCGACGAAGTTCAGGCCCGACAGGCTGCGCAGCAGCTCGAGGCCCTCGCGCGGCGACAGGCCGCCCCATTCGGGCGTGCACACGCCGGGCGCGCAGGACGGGTCGAAGATGTCCATGTCGAAGCACAGGTAGACGGGACGGTCGCCGATGCTGCGCTTGATGGTCTCGATGGCGGCGTGGCGGTCCGCCATGAACTCGTCGAACGGCATCACCGTGTAGCCCACTTCGCGGCCGTATTCGATGACGCCGCCCATGAACGACTGGCCTCGCGCGCCCACGTGATAGCTGGCGCCGACGTCCAGCAGCCCCTCTTCCGCGGCGCGCGTGAAGGTGGTGGCGGTGTTGTAGCCGGGGATGGGATAGGTGTCGGTATGCGAATCGATGTGCAGCACGACGAAGCCGGGATGGCGGTGCGACACGGCGCGCAGCTGAGGAAGCGTGACGGCGCCGTCGCCGCCCATCGAGATCGAGATGGCGCCGGCATCGAGCACCTGCGCGATGGCCGCCTCGATGCGGGGATACGACGCGTCGACGTCACCGGGCTGGCATATCACGTTGCCCAGGTCGACGGCGCGCAGGAACTCGGAAGGATTGTCCACGCCCACGCGGCGATACAGATCGAACGGACGAAGGAGACGCGACTGCTCGCGGATGGCATCCGGCCCTTGGCGGGACCCCACGCGGAACGGGTGCGTGCCGCAGTCGAACGGAATGCCGACCACGCATGCCCGCGGCGCGCCGTCCTGCGCGGGACGGCTGGCGGGCAGGCCCATGAACGTCAGCGTGGGCGAAAAAAGAGGCTGGTCGGACTGCTGCAAGAAGGACTCCCGGGGTGGATTCGGCGTCGGCGACGGGGCTGGCGCCGCACACGTCGTTGTATCGTTGTGCGATACGATCATGGCGTAAACAGATTATCAACGCGCCAATCCCCATACAAGCTAGGGAAAGCCCCTGAGCCGGTCTTTTAAACCTGAGCGGATTAGTTGGGTTTTGAGGCGGACTGCACAGCCCGGGTGCGATGGGCGCCTTGTCGGCCCCGCGTGCCGCGGCGTGGTGCGGCAGCGCTGCCTAGGCGGCCGCGTCCATGGCCGTCGGTGCGGCCATTTCGTAGAACGGATGCGAACGCCCCAGCGTGCGCGAGGCGCGTATGGCGTGCGCGGTCTCCAGCACCTGCGGCCCGAATACGGCCTGGGCTTCCGCGAACGTCCAGCGGCTGGAGGGCACCGAGATATTGACCGCGCCCACGGGCGTGTCGCCCGCGTCCAGCACGGGCGCGCTGATGGTGATGTCGCCGGGATAGAACTCGCCGTCGGACCGCGAATACCCGTGCCGGCGCGCGAACTCCAGCTCTTGCATCAACTGGTCCATGTCCGTGATGGTCGAGGCGGTGTAGGCCACGCGCTGGCAGCGTTCAAGCAAGGCCCGCGCGCGCGCCGGATCGAGCCGCGACAGCACGGCGCGGCCGGCCGCGGTGCAGTACAGCGGCAGGCGCATGCCCACGGGCATGTGCACGAACATCTGCTTGTGCGTGGCGAAGCGCGCCACGTAGACCATGTCGGTGCCGTCCGGCTCCGCCAGGCTGCAGGTTTCCTGGCTGGTGCGGTTCAGCGAATGCAGAAAGGGATTGCCGCCCAGCACCAACGAGCTGGTCTGGGTGTAGCGCATGCCCAGTTCCAGAGACAACGGGGCAAGCGAGAACTTCTTGCTGGTGGGATGCTTGCGCAGATAGCCCAGCGTCCACAGCGTGTGCGCGAAGCGCTGCACCGCGCTCTTGGTCAGGCCCGTGGCCTCGGCCAGTTCGGGCAGCGTCATGGCGGGCCGGCTCTCGCTGAACGCGCGCAGGAGCGAAATGCCGCGAGCCAGCGCGGAAACGAACAGGGGCGAGTCTTCGTAGGAAGCGGTGGACATGGCGCGACGTGGACGAAAGCGCGTAGCGTAGCGCATCTCGAGCCAACTATATCGCTGTCCGATGCATGACAGCCTAGGGGTATACGCTCACGCGTCGGCAAGAGGTTCGCTGCGGACATCCGTGGGCCGCGCCACCGCTGATCCCGTGCTACGCCAGTCCGGTCGTATCCAAGCTGAACGCGGCGGCGGCCCGGCCGATCCGGTCATTGACGGCGTCCCACTCGGGCGCGCGGGGCGGCGCCTGCAGCAGGATGCGCGCATAGCCCTGGCCGTCGAGTTCGCGCAGGGTGGCATACAACGCCTGGGCATAGCGCGCCGGGTCGTCCGGCACCGCATGCCAATGCAGTTGGTCCGTCGCGCCGGCGCCGGGCGCCGAAGCCGGTTGGCCGGCATAGGCCACGAGCGCCACGCGCCCGGCGGGCAGGCCTACGCCACGCAACGCCTGCTGCATCCGGGCCGCATCGACCAGTTCCAGCGGCGTATGCGGCGCATAGTGCGCCTTGAGCGTGCCGGACGCGCGCGGCGCGGCGCGGTCGGGCTGCGCCACCGGAGCGCCCAGCACGGCGGCGATCTGCGCCGCGCTGATGTGGCCCGGGCGCAGCAGCACGGCGCCCACGCCCTGGTCCAGCCGCGACAGGTCGATGATGGTGGACTCGATGCCGACCTCGGACGCGCCGCCGTCCAGCACCGGCATGCCTTTCGAGACTTCGTCGGGAAACTCGGCGCGCACGTGCTCGGCGCGCGTGGGCGACACCTGCCCGAACTTGTTGGCCGAGGGCCCGGCCAGGCCGCCCTGCCCGTTGGGCCGAGCGCGGGCGAAGGCGCGCAGCAGCTCCTGCGCCACGGGATGCGAGGGGCAGCGCAGGCCGACGCTGTCCTGCCCGCCCGTGACCGCGCTGCCGACGTGCGCGGCCCGCTTCAGGATCAAGGTGAGCGGGCCGGGCCAGAAGGCCTGCATCAACAGCCGGGCCTCGTGCGGCACTTCGGCGGCCCAGTAGGCCGGATCGCCTTCGGGCGCGATGTGCACGATGACGGGATGATTGGACGGCCGGCCCTTGGCCGCGTAGATGCCGGCCACCGCGCGGTCATTCTCGGCGTCGGCGCCCAGCCCGTAGACCGTTTCGGTGGGAAAGGCCACCAGGCCGCCATCCAGCAGGCGTCGCACGGCCGCTTCGATGGCAGCGGCGGACACTGCCGGATGCGTCGCTTGCTGTGTCATGGCTGCGGACGGATCGCTATTGCGGCGCGGGCATGCCCAGCACGGCCGCCACGCGGGCCGCGGCGGCTTGCGCTTCGTCGAGCGTATCGCCCACGATGTTGATGTGGCCCATCTTGCGGCCACGGCGCGCGTCGCGCTTGCCGTACAGATGCAGCTTGGCGTTGGGTGCGGCGGCCAGCGCCGCGGCCCAGTCGGGCTCGCGCGGCGCGGTGACGTCGCCGGGGAACCAGATGTCGCCCAGGATGTTCAGCATGACCGCCGGCGCCAGCAGCCGCGCGCTGCCCAGCGGCAGCCCGGCCATGGCGCGCGCCTGCTGCTCGAACTGGCTGGTGACGCACGCGTTCATGGTGTAGT
Protein-coding regions in this window:
- a CDS encoding MaoC family dehydratase produces the protein MKFAELREGMVIKGGPLKVTQEDILEFARKYDPQWFHTDVQRAAEGRWGGLIASGWHTCALAMRMAVDSILHDSESFGSPGLGEVRWRVPVRPGDELRLEARVHAARISSSREGLGIITWAWIIYNQHNEAVLELDATSLFDLADN
- a CDS encoding acetolactate synthase large subunit, with amino-acid sequence MNGADSLCDTLLANDIDVCFANPGTSEMHFVAALDRKPRMRCVLGLFEGVVTGAADGYARMAGKPAATLLHLGPGLGNGLANLHNAKRARTPMVNVVGDHATYHVQYDAPLTSDVDAVARPMSHWVGRISDAASLSGQAAEAIRVARQAPGNVTTLILPADAAWTDLPADAPAPVVVPQEAPKAPDAQAIRAAAQAIRSGQPAMLLLGGAALQGRALAAAGRIAQATGARLACETSNRRIERGITRTPVPRLPYPVDQAVQFLAEVRQLILIGSRDPVAFFAYPGKVSKLAPKDCNAIQMATPEQDLAHALEWLAEELGIAADAPQLRAPDTNVAEIPVSGKLTSSAINRITAHLLPEHAIVCDESITQGRELAMYNISARPHDWLQLTGGAIGIGLPLAVGASVACPDRKVVTMQADGSGMYTVQALWTQARERLDCLTIVYANRTYATLHGEMKNVGVQQMGENARRMLDLDDPSLDWVHLARGMGVEAVRVDTVEAFTKALQDAFSRKGPYLIEALI
- a CDS encoding amino acid ABC transporter substrate-binding protein, producing the protein MKRQFAMVVGALALACGMQAAHAGPTLDAVKKKGFVQCGLTDGVSGFSAVDSKGVWSGMDVDICRAVAAAVFGDSEKFKGLALSTQQRFTALQSGEVDVLLRTVTLTQTRDTSLGLAAVAPSFYDGQGVLVRKALGVKSAKELNGATVCVQPGTTTELNLSDWFRANGIKFTPVVIDKVSEVVRAFESGRCDAFTDDASQLAAVRATQVSKPDDFEILPERFSKEPLGPMVRQGDENWLGIVRWTLFALMEAEEYGINQKNVDEMLKSSNPNVLRILGVTPGAGKNMGLDEKWAYNAIKAVGNYGEIFERNVGKQSKLGLARGINALWNQGGVMYPWPVR
- a CDS encoding amino acid ABC transporter ATP-binding protein codes for the protein MAGKPMISLSGVCKWYGQHQVLHDVTLDVHAGERLILCGPSGSGKSTTIRLINRLEEHQRGRIVVDGIELGEDTSSVERIRAEVGMVFQHFNLFPHLTVLENCTLAPLLVKRLPAEQARERAMQYLERVRIPQLADKYPGQISGGQKQRVAIARALCMQPKVMLFDEPTSALDPEMVKEVLETMVELARDGMTMICVTHEMGFAREVGDRIVFMDQGRVVEADSPERFFQSPSTERARAFLGQILA
- a CDS encoding amino acid ABC transporter permease is translated as MTLDTLRMYLTPLAEGATWTLALFFCSAFLAVALGLLVCLCRMSRSPVLSRAARGYIEIIRGTPLLLQLFYIYYGLPELGIVIDGFAAGVLGLSLNFGAYLAELFRSGIQSVDGGQYEAARALGLNRRQRLHRIVLPQALRTIFPALGNYTLVLIKETSLVAVISVYELMRAGEMLAGATFQALPVYTMVGLIYFAMCSVLSWLFRRSEKRLTVPGYWSGAGDNHDVSKA
- a CDS encoding ABC transporter substrate-binding protein — its product is MTFKTIAAGLLVAGLLLQPAAARSLDEVRADGTLKVVTTASAPPHGFKNPASNQLEGIMVDVAAAVAKHVGTKVAFTEVPFAGLIPTLTSGRADLMSGPLFITEERAKAVDFTAPVYEWGEGVVVSEKSAQPYTRIEDMQGKRVGVLVDSVQFNMIKDMPKTRVSTYPDYVTLLADVRAGRIDLGVVDPPSIVYQIKSKGIPGVKLDAAYQPQKKWQVGMAVEKGNAALLQAVNQALATMKSNGELVEIGRKWGVPELMSK
- a CDS encoding arginase family protein, with the protein product MGLPASRPAQDGAPRACVVGIPFDCGTHPFRVGSRQGPDAIREQSRLLRPFDLYRRVGVDNPSEFLRAVDLGNVICQPGDVDASYPRIEAAIAQVLDAGAISISMGGDGAVTLPQLRAVSHRHPGFVVLHIDSHTDTYPIPGYNTATTFTRAAEEGLLDVGASYHVGARGQSFMGGVIEYGREVGYTVMPFDEFMADRHAAIETIKRSIGDRPVYLCFDMDIFDPSCAPGVCTPEWGGLSPREGLELLRSLSGLNFVAFDVNTVSPPQDVQGATAFLAATVLQECCTLAAAAVQAYPQDRPA
- a CDS encoding IclR family transcriptional regulator — its product is MSTASYEDSPLFVSALARGISLLRAFSESRPAMTLPELAEATGLTKSAVQRFAHTLWTLGYLRKHPTSKKFSLAPLSLELGMRYTQTSSLVLGGNPFLHSLNRTSQETCSLAEPDGTDMVYVARFATHKQMFVHMPVGMRLPLYCTAAGRAVLSRLDPARARALLERCQRVAYTASTITDMDQLMQELEFARRHGYSRSDGEFYPGDITISAPVLDAGDTPVGAVNISVPSSRWTFAEAQAVFGPQVLETAHAIRASRTLGRSHPFYEMAAPTAMDAAA
- a CDS encoding L-threonylcarbamoyladenylate synthase; protein product: MTQQATHPAVSAAAIEAAVRRLLDGGLVAFPTETVYGLGADAENDRAVAGIYAAKGRPSNHPVIVHIAPEGDPAYWAAEVPHEARLLMQAFWPGPLTLILKRAAHVGSAVTGGQDSVGLRCPSHPVAQELLRAFARARPNGQGGLAGPSANKFGQVSPTRAEHVRAEFPDEVSKGMPVLDGGASEVGIESTIIDLSRLDQGVGAVLLRPGHISAAQIAAVLGAPVAQPDRAAPRASGTLKAHYAPHTPLELVDAARMQQALRGVGLPAGRVALVAYAGQPASAPGAGATDQLHWHAVPDDPARYAQALYATLRELDGQGYARILLQAPPRAPEWDAVNDRIGRAAAAFSLDTTGLA